From Nicotiana tabacum cultivar K326 chromosome 15, ASM71507v2, whole genome shotgun sequence, the proteins below share one genomic window:
- the LOC142169712 gene encoding uncharacterized protein LOC142169712, translating to MGINIEIKCSLCQAQEESRDHLLAGCEYSKNIKEKIVQWLQQQSYKPTHWSHHLEWAIKSTKGRSPQAQIFGMAYAEYLYAIWMERNHRIFENKSRHWETVAKEIAVICHIAD from the exons ATGGgaataaatatagaaataaaatGCAGTCTTTGTCAAGCACAAGAAGAATCAAGAGATCACCTGCTAGCAGGATGTGAATATTCCAAGAATATCAAGGAAAAGATTGTGCAGTGGCTTCAACAACAAAGTTACAAGCCTACACATTGGAGCCACCATCTGGAATGGGCTATCAAAAGCACAAAAGGGAGATCACCACAAGCTCAAATATTTGGGATGGCGTATGCAGAATATCTCTATGCCATATGGATGGAGAGAAACCATAGAATTTTTGAGAATAAGAGTAGGCATTGGGAAACAGTGGCAAAAGAGATAGCAGTCATATGCCAT ATAGCTGACTGA